From Macaca mulatta isolate MMU2019108-1 chromosome 1, T2T-MMU8v2.0, whole genome shotgun sequence, the proteins below share one genomic window:
- the LOC144337349 gene encoding uncharacterized protein LOC144337349, with the protein MSGAGRARGPAFLWRRRDPTRPSRRPTWDRRGGRAFGSVSLGRWGYIHSPRRHRIAEAAQTPKRPHLEVIPYEEDSARKQDPAVCRPPEGAPGPILYKRYQHYLLCTQQNPTGAAPVKELFLGVPREDILTFHLIARFIVCKGLEEKNYISSSILIPKAQIDCSSEQILDQWVVIEVGLAATAANVHCLIDEEEPTP; encoded by the exons ATGAGCGGCGCTGGGCGAGCTCGAGGGCCGG CCTTCCTCTGGCGCAGGCGCGACCCCACCCGGCCCTCCCGTCGCCCAACTTGGGACAGACGTGGCGGCCGGGCGTTCGGATCCGTGAGCCTCGGCCGCTGGGGCTACATACACAGCCCAAGACGCCACAGAATCGCCGAGGCCGCGCAAACGCCCAAACGGCCGCATCTCGAAGTGATCCCATATGAAGAAGACAGCGCGAGGAAGCAAGACCCTGCTGTGTGCCGGCCCCCGGAGGGCGCCCCGGGCCCG ATACTCTACAAGAGATATCAACATTATCTCCTATGTACTCAACAAAACCCTACAGGAGCAGCACCCGTGAAGGAACTTTTCCTGGGAGTGCCTAGGGAGGACATACTCACGTTTCACCTTATTGCACGTTTCATTGTCTGTAAGGGCCTTGAGGAGAAGAACTACATCTCCTCCAGCATTTTGATCCCTAAAGCACAAATCGACTGCAGCTCGGAGCAGATCCTGGATCAGTGGGTGGTCATTGAGGTGGGTCTTGCTGCTACAGCTGCAAATGTCCATTGTCTAATAGATGAAGAGGAACCCACTCCTTAA